Within the Hevea brasiliensis isolate MT/VB/25A 57/8 chromosome 2, ASM3005281v1, whole genome shotgun sequence genome, the region CGTTCTTCCTTAAGCCATTACTTCTCATTGAAATTTTAAGAATCGATGGCAAGGGTAAAACAAGTGACTaccaaacctcaaaaattcatgGGTGATGCCATGAAAGCTGCTGCCAGTTccgaaaaagagagagaagaaggaaCTGAAGTTGAGAACAATAATGACGAAACAGAGACAGTAGCAGAAcgagcaagaaaaagaaagggaaaggGTATTGCTGGGTCTGAGCCTTCTGAGAAAAAGAATAAAATGGAGAAGGCCCCTGCTTCGAAACCTTTTGTGCAACAAAATATTTTCGAGCCAAGGTACATTAAATGGGATTCATTTTCTGACTTACCTTAtgaatttgaagaattatttacTTTTCAAGGCTGGATGGAATTCTCTGAGTTGAATGAATATTATTATCCTTATTTGATTCAAGAATTTTATGGaagtatgaaagaagttgttaaacgAGAAAGTTTTAGTGTGAGAGTTAAGAAGAAAAGTCAGATTGTTGATGTTGAATTCTTAGCCTCTGTTTTAAACCTACCAAATGATGGAAATAGGATTGGAACCTTCAAAGATTCTAGGAAGCTTGAAGGATATGATGAGAAGGCATTTCAATTATCAATTTTTTCGGAGGGTACAcctgaaaatgaaatgaccaaCATCAGTTTAGTGCCTCAAAATTTTAGGATTCTACAATCCTTCATTCGAAATTTGCTCAATCCTAGAAGTGGTAGTCACTCATATGCAAATAGCCTTGATTTATGCATTATGTGGCACTTGGTTAACAAAATCAGATTTAATttgccattttttatttttaaagtgaTTGCTAAGTCTAGTAAGCATAGAAGGTTGCCATATGCTATGCCTTTGACTCTTATATTTCAAGCTATAGGAGTTGATTTGAGCAAAGAAAAGAAGTTTAGCAATCCTATCCCCATTAAGGAGATATTCAAGGCTGATGATGGTAGGAAAAGGAGTAAGAAAGAAGACAAAAAGCAAGAAGAagagactgagattgagattgaaTTTGAATCAGAATCAAATTCTGAAACAGAATCGGACATCCCACTAAGCAAGTTGAAAGAGAGAAGTTCTAAGATAGATGAAGGGGAAAGCTCTAAGAAGAAGGAGAAAATGAAGCTGAAAATGTCAGATTTTGTGAAAATCAGTAAAGCAAATCTAGCCATGATGaaggaaatacaa harbors:
- the LOC131171067 gene encoding uncharacterized protein LOC131171067, with translation MARVKQVTTKPQKFMGDAMKAAASSEKEREEGTEVENNNDETETVAERARKRKGKGIAGSEPSEKKNKMEKAPASKPFVQQNIFEPRYIKWDSFSDLPYEFEELFTFQGWMEFSELNEYYYPYLIQEFYGSMKEVVKRESFSVRVKKKSQIVDVEFLASVLNLPNDGNRIGTFKDSRKLEGYDEKAFQLSIFSEGTPENEMTNISLVPQNFRILQSFIRNLLNPRSGSHSYANSLDLCIMWHLVNKIRFNLPFFIFKVIAKSSKHRRLPYAMPLTLIFQAIGVDLSKEKKFSNPIPIKEIFKADDGRKRSKKEDKKQEEETEIEIEFESESNSETESDIPLSKLKERSSKIDEGESSKKKEKMKLKMSDFVKISKANLAMMKEIQEMSGLTLSILEKSHELQKGIMAEHNAKMDMLINRLDKQEWFMKKMAQMLFGESFGKFGDFRSYPQEAAEKVQAESKIAELEEVEKNDEQEKSVEEESKAEQESDNEKSIESSSSHTKSNNSIDNGKSEGKNGSRQEEEKEEQSHDPSSEQPNTVPTASQPVPESTISLPMQYGPRRTKTQARKSVLPIPRNIQVPIPEKEPPKKKQQAKLVDPTYLRRSGRFLSSKEKS